A window of the Streptomyces albireticuli genome harbors these coding sequences:
- the rplD gene encoding 50S ribosomal protein L4, whose translation MSTIDILSPAGDKAGTVELPTEIFDAKVSVPLIHQVVVAQLAAARQGTHKTKTRGEVRGGGKKPYRQKGTGRARQGSTRAPQFAGGGVVHGPVPRDYSQRTPKKMKAAALRGALSDRARHSRIHVVSDVVEGAASTKAAKSLFGKISERKNLLLVVERSNEAAWLSARNLPQVHILEPGQLNTYDVLVSDDVVFTQAAFESFVSGPKAVETEGSEA comes from the coding sequence ATGAGCACCATTGACATCCTTTCGCCGGCAGGCGACAAGGCCGGGACCGTCGAGCTCCCCACGGAGATCTTCGACGCGAAGGTCAGCGTTCCGCTGATCCACCAGGTCGTCGTCGCGCAGCTGGCCGCTGCCCGTCAGGGCACGCACAAGACCAAGACCCGTGGCGAGGTCCGCGGCGGTGGCAAGAAGCCTTACCGCCAGAAGGGCACCGGTCGCGCCCGTCAGGGCTCGACCCGCGCGCCGCAGTTCGCCGGTGGTGGCGTCGTGCACGGTCCCGTGCCGCGTGACTACTCGCAGCGCACCCCGAAGAAGATGAAGGCCGCCGCCCTGCGCGGTGCCCTCTCGGACCGCGCTCGTCACTCCCGCATCCACGTCGTCTCCGACGTGGTCGAGGGTGCGGCGTCCACCAAGGCCGCCAAGAGCCTGTTCGGCAAGATCAGCGAGCGCAAGAACCTGCTCCTGGTCGTCGAGCGCTCCAACGAGGCCGCGTGGCTGTCCGCCCGCAACCTGCCCCAGGTTCACATCCTGGAGCCGGGCCAGCTGAACACGTACGACGTGCTCGTCTCCGACGACGTGGTCTTCACCCAGGCCGCCTTCGAGTCCTTCGTGTCTGGCCCCAAGGCCGTTGAGACCGAAGGGAGCGAGGCCTGA